From a single Kitasatospora sp. NBC_00458 genomic region:
- the dop gene encoding depupylase/deamidase Dop, producing the protein MTVRRVMGIETEYGISVPGHPNANAMLTSSQIVNAYAAAMHRARRARWDFEEENPLRDARGFDLARDVADASQLTDEDIGLANVILTNGARFYVDHAHPEYSSPEVTNPRDAVLWDKAGERIMAAAAQRALELPNGQTIHLYKNNTDNKGASYGTHENYLMKRATPFADIVRHLTPFFVSRQVVTGAGRVGIGQDGSANGFQISQRADYFEVEVGLETTLKRPIINTRDEPHADAEKYRRLHVIIGDANLSEISTYLKLGTTSLVLAMIEDAFIASDLAVDQPVRTLHRVSHDPTLKHLITLRSGRRLTAVQLQLEYFELARKYVEDRFGTDADEQTVDVLARWEDVLGRLERDPMSLSRQLDWVAKREILEGYRTRDALEWDSPRLQLVDLQYSDVRPEKGLYNRLVARGRFDRLVTEEEVERAVTKPPEDTRAYFRGRCLDQYAEHVAAASWDSVIFDLPGRDSLQRVPTLEPLRGTRNHVKELLDRCRTAEDLLRVLSGG; encoded by the coding sequence ATGACCGTACGGCGCGTGATGGGCATCGAGACCGAGTACGGGATCTCCGTGCCGGGGCACCCCAACGCCAACGCCATGCTCACCTCGTCCCAGATCGTCAACGCGTACGCGGCGGCGATGCACCGGGCACGGCGGGCCCGCTGGGACTTCGAGGAGGAGAATCCGCTGCGCGACGCCCGGGGCTTCGACCTCGCACGGGACGTCGCGGACGCCAGCCAGCTGACCGACGAGGACATCGGCCTCGCCAACGTCATCCTCACCAACGGCGCGCGGTTCTACGTCGACCACGCCCACCCCGAGTACAGCTCGCCCGAGGTGACCAACCCGCGCGACGCCGTGCTCTGGGACAAGGCCGGCGAACGGATCATGGCGGCCGCCGCACAGCGCGCGCTGGAGCTGCCCAACGGGCAGACCATCCACCTCTACAAGAACAACACCGACAACAAGGGCGCCTCCTACGGCACCCACGAGAACTACCTGATGAAGCGGGCGACGCCGTTCGCGGACATCGTCCGCCACCTCACCCCGTTCTTCGTCTCCCGCCAGGTGGTCACCGGCGCGGGCCGGGTCGGGATCGGGCAGGACGGCTCGGCCAACGGCTTCCAGATCAGCCAGCGCGCCGACTACTTCGAGGTCGAGGTCGGCCTGGAGACCACCCTCAAGCGCCCGATCATCAACACCCGGGACGAACCGCACGCCGATGCCGAGAAGTACCGCCGGCTGCACGTGATCATCGGGGACGCCAACCTCTCCGAGATCTCCACCTACCTCAAGCTCGGCACCACCTCCCTGGTCCTGGCGATGATCGAGGACGCCTTCATCGCGTCCGACCTCGCCGTCGACCAGCCGGTCCGCACCCTGCACCGGGTCTCCCACGACCCGACGCTCAAACACCTGATCACGCTCCGCAGCGGCCGCCGGCTCACCGCCGTCCAGCTCCAGCTGGAGTACTTCGAGCTGGCCCGCAAGTACGTCGAGGACCGTTTCGGCACCGACGCCGACGAGCAGACCGTGGACGTGCTGGCGCGCTGGGAGGACGTGCTGGGCCGGCTGGAGCGCGACCCGATGTCGCTCTCCCGGCAGCTCGACTGGGTCGCCAAGCGGGAGATCCTGGAGGGCTACCGCACCCGGGACGCCCTGGAGTGGGACAGCCCGCGGCTCCAGCTGGTCGACCTGCAGTACAGCGACGTGCGCCCGGAGAAGGGCCTTTACAACCGCCTGGTGGCCCGTGGGCGGTTCGACCGGCTGGTCACCGAGGAAGAGGTCGAGCGGGCCGTCACCAAGCCCCCGGAGGACACCCGGGCGTACTTCCGCGGGCGCTGCCTCGACCAGTACGCGGAGCACGTCGCGGCCGCCTCCTGGGACTCGGTGATCTTCGACCTGCCGGGGCGGGACTCGCTCCAGCGGGTCCCCACCCTGGAGCCGCTCCGCGGCACCCGGAACCACGTCAAGGAACTGCTGGACCGCTGCCGCACCGCCGAGGACCTGCTCCGGGTGCTCTCCGGCGGGTAG
- the arc gene encoding proteasome ATPase yields the protein MAAHDDDYNRSTGRPARGSDETAQVSYLEQEIAVLRRKLADSPRNSRILEERIVELQTNLAGVTAQNERLASTLREARDQIVALKEEVDRLAQPPAGFGVFLSANEDGTADIFTGGRKLRVNVSPNVDPDELRRGQEVMLNEALNIVDAMAFESIGDLVTLKEVLEDGERALVVGHTDEERVVRLAEPLREITLRAGDALLLEPRSGYVYEVVPKSEVEELVLEEVPDIDYRQIGGLANQIELIRDAVELPYLHADLFKEYELRPPKGVLLYGPPGCGKTLIAKAVANSLAKKVAEVTGRPQGKSYFLNIKGPELLNKYVGETERQIRLVFQRAREKASEGTPVIVFFDEMESLFRTRGSGVSSDVENTIVPQLLAEIDGVEGLENVIVIGASNREDMIDPAILRPGRLDVKIKIERPDAEAAKDIFSKYLKDSLPFHPDDLKEHDGSVDATVAAMIQSVVERMYSETEENRFLEVTYANGDKEVLYFKDFNSGAMIQNIVDRAKKMAIKDFLDHGQRGLRVAHLLNACVDEFKENEDLPNTTNPDDWARISGKKGERIVFIRTLVTGKQGAESGRSIDTVANTGQYL from the coding sequence GTGGCAGCCCACGATGACGACTACAACCGCAGCACCGGCAGGCCCGCTCGTGGTTCCGACGAGACCGCTCAGGTCTCGTACCTTGAGCAGGAAATCGCCGTCCTGCGCCGCAAGCTCGCCGACTCGCCGCGCAATTCGAGGATCCTCGAAGAGCGGATCGTCGAGCTCCAGACCAACCTGGCCGGCGTGACCGCCCAGAACGAACGGCTCGCCTCCACCCTGCGAGAGGCCCGCGACCAGATCGTGGCCCTCAAGGAGGAAGTGGACCGGCTGGCACAGCCCCCGGCCGGATTCGGCGTCTTCCTCAGCGCCAACGAGGACGGCACCGCCGACATCTTCACCGGCGGGCGCAAGCTCCGCGTGAACGTCAGCCCCAACGTCGACCCGGACGAGCTGCGGCGTGGCCAGGAGGTGATGCTCAACGAGGCCCTCAACATCGTGGACGCGATGGCCTTCGAGAGCATCGGCGACCTCGTCACCCTCAAGGAGGTCCTGGAGGACGGCGAGCGGGCCCTGGTCGTCGGCCACACCGACGAGGAGCGGGTGGTGCGCCTCGCCGAACCGCTGCGCGAGATCACCCTCCGGGCGGGGGACGCCCTCCTGCTGGAGCCCCGCTCCGGCTACGTGTACGAGGTCGTGCCGAAGTCCGAGGTCGAGGAGCTGGTCCTCGAAGAGGTCCCGGACATCGACTACCGCCAGATCGGCGGCCTGGCCAACCAGATCGAACTGATCCGGGACGCCGTCGAACTGCCGTACCTGCACGCGGACCTCTTCAAGGAGTACGAGCTCCGCCCGCCCAAGGGCGTGCTGCTCTACGGCCCGCCCGGCTGCGGCAAGACGCTGATCGCCAAGGCCGTGGCGAACTCGCTGGCCAAGAAGGTCGCCGAGGTCACCGGCCGGCCCCAGGGGAAGAGCTACTTCCTCAACATCAAGGGCCCCGAGCTGCTCAACAAGTACGTCGGCGAGACCGAGCGGCAGATCCGCCTGGTCTTCCAGCGGGCCCGGGAGAAGGCCAGCGAGGGCACGCCGGTCATCGTCTTCTTCGACGAGATGGAGTCGCTGTTCCGCACCCGCGGCTCCGGTGTCAGCTCGGACGTGGAGAACACCATCGTCCCGCAGCTGCTCGCCGAGATCGACGGCGTGGAGGGCCTGGAGAACGTCATCGTCATCGGCGCCTCGAACCGCGAGGACATGATCGACCCGGCGATCCTGCGGCCCGGCCGCCTGGACGTCAAGATCAAGATCGAGCGCCCGGACGCCGAGGCCGCGAAGGACATCTTCTCCAAGTACCTCAAGGACTCGCTGCCGTTCCACCCGGACGACCTCAAGGAGCACGACGGCTCCGTGGACGCCACGGTGGCGGCGATGATCCAGTCGGTGGTGGAGCGGATGTACTCCGAGACGGAGGAGAACCGCTTCCTGGAGGTCACCTACGCCAACGGTGACAAGGAGGTCCTGTACTTCAAGGACTTCAACTCCGGCGCGATGATCCAGAACATCGTCGACCGGGCGAAGAAGATGGCCATCAAGGACTTCCTCGACCACGGTCAGCGGGGTCTGCGCGTCGCCCACCTGCTCAACGCCTGCGTGGACGAGTTCAAGGAGAACGAGGACCTGCCGAACACCACCAACCCGGACGACTGGGCCCGGATCTCCGGGAAGAAGGGCGAGCGGATCGTCTTCATCCGCACCCTGGTCACCGGGAAGCAGGGCGCCGAGTCCGGCCGCTCCATCGACACTGTCGCCAACACCGGGCAGTACCTGTAA
- a CDS encoding ferredoxin, with translation MSVSESKAASEPLEVWIDQDLCTGDGICAQYAPEVFELDIDGLAYVKGADDELRQQPGETVPVPLTLLQDVVDSVKDCPGDCIHVRRAADRVEVFGPDAE, from the coding sequence ATGTCGGTGAGCGAGTCGAAGGCGGCGTCCGAGCCGCTGGAGGTCTGGATCGACCAGGATCTGTGCACCGGCGACGGCATCTGCGCGCAGTACGCACCGGAGGTCTTCGAACTGGACATCGACGGCCTCGCCTACGTCAAGGGGGCCGACGACGAACTCCGGCAGCAGCCCGGCGAGACGGTGCCGGTGCCGCTGACGCTGCTTCAGGACGTGGTGGACTCGGTGAAGGACTGCCCGGGCGACTGCATCCACGTCCGCCGGGCCGCCGACCGGGTCGAGGTGTTCGGCCCGGACGCGGAGTAG
- a CDS encoding tRNA (adenine-N1)-methyltransferase, whose protein sequence is MSEPTGATRRRGPFQVGDQVQLTDPKGRHYTFTLQAGNQFHTHKGAFPHDELIGAPEGTVVRTTGNVPYLALRPLLPDYVLSMPRGAAVIYPKDAGQILAMADIFAGARVVEAGVGSGALSTYLLRAVGDTGMLASYERRQDFADIAKSNVERYFGGPHPAWKLTVGDLQDNLVEADVDRVILDMLAPWECLDVASKALVPGGLICCYVATTTQMSKTVEALREHGTFTEPQAWETMVRTWHLEGLAVRPDHRMIGHTGFLLTARRLADGVEPPLRRRRPAKGAYGEDYDNGTPEQSLQERAAARAAARAENAGQTDLG, encoded by the coding sequence ATGTCCGAACCGACCGGTGCCACCCGCCGACGCGGGCCCTTCCAGGTCGGGGACCAGGTCCAGCTGACCGACCCGAAGGGCCGCCACTACACGTTCACGCTCCAGGCCGGGAACCAGTTCCACACCCACAAGGGTGCGTTCCCCCACGACGAGCTGATCGGCGCCCCCGAGGGCACGGTCGTGCGCACCACGGGCAACGTCCCGTACCTCGCGCTGCGCCCCCTGCTCCCCGACTACGTCCTGTCCATGCCGCGCGGCGCCGCCGTGATCTACCCCAAGGACGCGGGGCAGATCCTGGCGATGGCCGACATCTTCGCGGGCGCCCGCGTGGTGGAGGCCGGCGTCGGATCCGGCGCGCTCTCCACCTACCTGCTGCGCGCCGTCGGCGACACCGGCATGCTCGCCTCCTACGAGCGCCGGCAGGACTTCGCCGACATCGCCAAGAGCAACGTCGAGCGCTACTTCGGCGGGCCGCACCCGGCGTGGAAGCTCACCGTCGGCGACCTCCAGGACAACCTGGTCGAGGCCGACGTCGACCGCGTCATCCTGGACATGCTGGCCCCCTGGGAGTGCCTGGACGTCGCCTCCAAGGCGCTCGTCCCCGGCGGCCTCATCTGCTGCTACGTGGCCACCACCACGCAGATGTCCAAGACCGTCGAGGCGCTGCGCGAGCACGGCACCTTCACCGAGCCGCAGGCCTGGGAGACCATGGTCCGCACCTGGCACCTGGAGGGCCTGGCCGTCCGCCCGGACCACCGGATGATCGGCCACACCGGCTTCCTGCTCACCGCCCGCCGGCTGGCCGACGGCGTCGAGCCGCCGCTGCGCCGCCGCCGCCCCGCCAAGGGCGCCTACGGCGAGGACTACGACAACGGGACCCCCGAGCAGTCCCTGCAGGAGCGCGCGGCCGCCCGGGCCGCCGCCCGCGCCGAGAACGCCGGTCAGACCGACCTCGGCTGA
- a CDS encoding site-2 protease family protein, with product MSDSRGRQTSDQPPHGGGPRPGTPPSEDPQPRGGMLVGRPFGVPVYVTPSWFVIAALITWVFGGQLDRVLPELGGARYLVAFSFAVAFYGSVLVHELAHTVVALRYRLGVRRIQLQFFGGVSEIEKEAERPWREFWLAFVGPLLSLVLGGLFLLALQAVEMASVPGVLLTGLMVSNLVVAAFNLLPGLPLDGGRMLRAVVWAITGRPMAGTVAAAWAGRALAVVVLIGLPLVSASRDLERSRTDTLIDAVLAAVLAAVIWNGATGSLRNARLKEALPGLRLRDLARRAVEVTADTPLGEAMRRAREAEAGAVVVVDGRGDPVAIVRESAVRGIPEHRRPWVAVGPLARDLEPGLRLPADLSGEDLLRAVRATPAGEYLVVEEDGQVYGVAALTDIEQRLTAAVTGRA from the coding sequence GTGAGCGACAGCAGGGGGCGGCAGACGTCCGACCAGCCACCGCACGGCGGCGGCCCCCGGCCGGGGACCCCGCCGTCCGAGGACCCGCAGCCGCGCGGCGGCATGCTGGTGGGCCGCCCCTTCGGGGTGCCCGTGTACGTCACCCCGTCCTGGTTCGTCATCGCCGCGCTGATCACCTGGGTGTTCGGCGGCCAGCTCGACCGCGTCCTGCCCGAACTCGGCGGCGCCCGCTACCTGGTCGCGTTCTCCTTCGCGGTCGCCTTCTACGGCTCCGTGCTGGTCCACGAACTCGCCCACACCGTGGTCGCGCTCCGCTACCGGCTCGGCGTGCGCCGCATCCAGCTCCAGTTCTTCGGCGGCGTCTCCGAGATCGAGAAGGAGGCCGAGCGCCCCTGGCGCGAGTTCTGGCTCGCCTTCGTCGGGCCGCTGCTCTCCCTGGTCCTCGGCGGCCTCTTCCTCCTCGCCCTGCAGGCCGTCGAGATGGCCAGCGTGCCCGGGGTGCTGCTCACCGGCCTGATGGTCTCCAACCTCGTCGTCGCCGCCTTCAACCTGCTGCCCGGCCTGCCGCTCGACGGCGGCCGGATGCTGCGCGCCGTGGTCTGGGCGATCACCGGCAGGCCGATGGCCGGCACCGTCGCCGCCGCCTGGGCCGGCCGCGCGCTGGCCGTCGTCGTGCTCATCGGCCTCCCGCTGGTCAGCGCCTCCCGCGACCTCGAACGCAGCCGCACCGACACCCTGATCGACGCCGTCCTCGCCGCCGTCCTCGCCGCCGTCATCTGGAACGGCGCCACCGGCTCGCTGCGCAACGCCCGGCTCAAGGAGGCGCTGCCCGGCCTGCGGCTGCGCGACCTCGCCCGCCGGGCCGTCGAGGTCACCGCCGACACCCCGCTCGGCGAGGCCATGCGCCGCGCCCGCGAGGCCGAGGCCGGCGCCGTCGTCGTCGTCGACGGACGCGGCGACCCGGTCGCCATCGTCCGGGAGTCCGCCGTCCGCGGCATCCCCGAGCACCGGCGCCCCTGGGTCGCCGTCGGCCCGCTCGCCCGCGACCTCGAACCCGGCCTCCGGCTCCCCGCCGACCTCTCCGGCGAGGACCTGCTGCGCGCCGTCCGGGCCACCCCGGCCGGCGAGTACCTGGTCGTCGAGGAGGACGGGCAGGTGTACGGGGTGGCCGCGCTCACCGACATCGAACAGCGGCTGACCGCCGCCGTCACCGGCCGGGCCTGA
- a CDS encoding RecB family exonuclease, with amino-acid sequence MQQTDTSGAGVVTPRPAAPPTGLSPSRAGDFLTCPLLYRLRVIDRLPEPPSAAATRGTLVHAVLERLFDSPAAERTPERALGLLRPQWERLLGERPELSGLFPEDPDGAALTRWLADAEKLLTQWFRLEDPTRLHPVERELYVETALDSGLLLRGYIDRVDVAPTGEVRLVDYKTGRAPSRDFEAKAMFQMKFYALVVWRWKGVIPRRLQLVYLGGGGDVVSYDPDEADLLAVERKLLALWERIGHAVATGDFPATRNRLCGWCDHQASCPEFGGTPPPYPLPLARTSDEGDPTGDPMSKES; translated from the coding sequence ATGCAGCAGACCGACACCAGCGGTGCCGGGGTGGTCACGCCCCGCCCGGCGGCACCCCCGACCGGCCTGTCCCCGTCGCGCGCGGGGGACTTCCTGACCTGCCCGCTGCTGTACCGGCTGCGGGTGATCGACCGGCTGCCGGAACCGCCGAGCGCGGCGGCGACCCGGGGCACCCTGGTGCACGCGGTGCTGGAGCGGCTGTTCGACAGCCCGGCGGCGGAGCGGACGCCGGAGCGGGCGCTGGGCCTGCTGCGCCCGCAGTGGGAGCGGCTGCTGGGCGAGCGCCCGGAGCTGTCCGGCCTCTTCCCCGAGGACCCGGACGGTGCGGCGCTGACCCGCTGGCTGGCCGACGCCGAGAAGCTGCTCACCCAGTGGTTCCGGCTGGAGGACCCGACCCGGCTGCACCCGGTCGAGCGCGAGCTGTACGTGGAGACGGCGCTGGACTCCGGGCTGCTGCTGCGGGGGTACATCGACCGGGTGGACGTCGCGCCCACCGGCGAGGTGCGGCTGGTGGACTACAAGACCGGCCGGGCGCCCTCGCGGGACTTCGAGGCCAAGGCGATGTTCCAGATGAAGTTCTACGCGCTGGTGGTCTGGCGGTGGAAGGGCGTCATCCCGCGGCGGCTGCAGCTGGTCTACCTGGGCGGCGGCGGGGACGTGGTCAGTTACGACCCGGACGAGGCCGACCTGCTCGCGGTGGAGCGCAAGCTGCTGGCACTGTGGGAGCGGATCGGGCACGCGGTGGCGACCGGGGACTTCCCGGCGACCCGCAACCGGCTCTGCGGCTGGTGCGACCACCAGGCCAGCTGCCCGGAGTTCGGCGGCACTCCCCCGCCGTACCCGCTGCCGCTGGCGCGTACGTCCGACGAGGGCGATCCCACGGGGGATCCGATGAGCAAGGAGTCCTAG
- a CDS encoding response regulator: MTIRVLLVDDQPLLRTGFRMILEAESDLVVVGEAGDGQQALDQVRALQPDVVLMDIRMPRMDGVEATRRIAGPGRDGPAKVLVLTTFDLDEYVVEALRAGASGFLLKDVPAEELVQAIRVVADGAAMLAPSITRRLLDMYATKLPSGDEAPPQALNALTERELEVLKLVARGLSNAEIAAELFVSETTVKTHVGHVLTKLQLRDRVQAAVYAYESGLVRPGAL, translated from the coding sequence GTGACGATCCGAGTGCTGCTGGTCGACGACCAGCCGCTGCTCCGCACCGGTTTCCGGATGATCCTGGAGGCCGAGTCCGACCTGGTGGTGGTCGGCGAGGCCGGCGACGGCCAGCAGGCCCTGGACCAGGTCCGGGCGCTGCAGCCCGACGTGGTGCTGATGGACATCCGGATGCCGCGGATGGACGGTGTGGAGGCGACCCGCCGGATCGCCGGTCCGGGGCGGGACGGTCCGGCCAAGGTGCTGGTGCTGACCACCTTCGACCTGGACGAGTACGTGGTGGAGGCGCTCCGCGCGGGGGCCAGCGGCTTCCTGCTGAAGGACGTGCCGGCCGAGGAGCTGGTGCAGGCGATCCGGGTGGTGGCGGACGGTGCGGCGATGCTGGCGCCGTCGATCACCCGGCGGCTGCTGGACATGTACGCCACCAAGCTGCCGTCCGGTGACGAGGCTCCGCCGCAGGCGCTGAACGCGCTGACCGAGCGGGAGCTGGAGGTGCTGAAGCTGGTGGCGCGCGGGCTGTCGAACGCGGAGATCGCGGCGGAGCTGTTCGTCAGCGAGACGACGGTGAAGACGCACGTGGGCCACGTGCTGACCAAGCTGCAGCTGCGCGACCGGGTGCAGGCGGCGGTGTACGCGTACGAGAGCGGGCTGGTCCGCCCCGGCGCGCTGTAG
- a CDS encoding ABC transporter substrate-binding protein, whose amino-acid sequence MKTSAERLAVLGCAGLVAASVAGCGSVTDAVKGDGDKAITMGTTSVTNALDPAGAYDAGSWLLLRNTFQSLLSYPAASSAPSPDAAQSCEFTAGEATQYRCTLKSGLKFSNGHALTAADVVFSIQRTLKINDQSGPAGLLSSIKSVESKSDTEVVFQLSQPDATLPAKLAGPAGAIVDQEVFPADKLLGNDKLVGSGPYKIDSIEPMAGGTGPGKVVLSPNDKYTGDAKLRNKKFTLRYFDKPADLKASLDKGEVDLADNSLEPNTAAQILSEQQGGKTDLRVVEGDSNDTRYLVFNTKDATGGNLAVRQAAAQLVDRKALARDVFARTVQPLYSMVPAGVSGHNTAFFDRYGDQDVNKAKAILAAAKVQTPVKLTLTWSRSRAEGAESETLKKQLEAGGLFQITVQHEPDWDAFKKGWAEGKYQLYTIGWFADYPDPDNYVAPLIVEGGSYHHGWDDPQISQKLVPDTLKQADRAAATTAYGQIQNIVAANAPLIPLFQNKAFFASRSNITGVESTVDTTGFFRFWEIGRVGK is encoded by the coding sequence GTGAAGACTTCAGCTGAACGACTGGCCGTGCTCGGCTGCGCCGGACTCGTGGCCGCCTCGGTGGCCGGCTGCGGCTCGGTGACCGACGCCGTCAAGGGGGACGGCGACAAGGCGATCACCATGGGGACCACCTCGGTCACCAACGCACTGGACCCGGCCGGCGCCTACGACGCCGGCTCCTGGCTGCTGCTGCGCAACACCTTCCAGTCGCTGCTCAGCTACCCGGCCGCCTCCAGCGCGCCCAGCCCGGACGCCGCCCAGTCCTGCGAGTTCACCGCGGGCGAGGCCACCCAGTACCGCTGCACGCTGAAGAGCGGCCTGAAGTTCTCCAACGGCCACGCGCTGACCGCCGCCGACGTCGTCTTCTCGATCCAGCGGACGCTGAAGATCAACGACCAGAGCGGCCCGGCCGGCCTGCTCTCGTCGATCAAGTCGGTCGAGTCCAAGAGCGACACCGAGGTGGTGTTCCAGCTCTCCCAGCCCGACGCCACCCTCCCGGCCAAGCTCGCCGGCCCCGCCGGCGCGATCGTCGACCAGGAGGTCTTCCCGGCCGACAAGCTGCTCGGCAACGACAAGCTGGTCGGCTCGGGCCCGTACAAGATCGACTCGATCGAGCCGATGGCCGGCGGCACCGGCCCGGGCAAGGTCGTGCTGTCGCCCAACGACAAGTACACCGGCGACGCCAAGCTGCGGAACAAGAAGTTCACCCTGCGGTACTTCGACAAGCCCGCCGACCTCAAGGCCTCGCTGGACAAGGGCGAGGTCGACCTCGCCGACAACAGCCTGGAGCCCAACACCGCCGCCCAGATCCTCTCCGAGCAGCAGGGCGGCAAGACCGACCTGCGGGTCGTCGAGGGCGACAGCAACGACACCCGCTACCTGGTCTTCAACACCAAGGACGCGACCGGCGGCAACCTCGCCGTCCGGCAGGCCGCGGCCCAGCTGGTCGACCGCAAGGCGCTCGCCCGCGACGTCTTCGCGCGCACCGTCCAGCCGCTGTACTCGATGGTCCCGGCCGGCGTCAGCGGCCACAACACGGCCTTCTTCGACCGCTACGGGGACCAGGACGTCAACAAGGCCAAGGCGATCCTCGCCGCCGCCAAGGTCCAGACCCCGGTCAAGCTCACCCTCACCTGGTCGCGCTCCCGCGCCGAGGGCGCCGAGTCCGAGACGCTGAAGAAGCAGCTGGAGGCCGGCGGCCTGTTCCAGATCACCGTGCAGCACGAGCCCGACTGGGACGCCTTCAAGAAGGGCTGGGCCGAGGGCAAGTACCAGCTGTACACGATCGGCTGGTTCGCCGACTACCCGGACCCGGACAACTACGTCGCCCCGCTGATCGTCGAGGGCGGCTCCTACCACCACGGCTGGGACGACCCGCAGATCAGCCAGAAGCTGGTCCCGGACACCCTCAAGCAGGCCGACCGCGCTGCCGCGACGACGGCCTACGGCCAGATCCAGAACATCGTCGCCGCCAACGCCCCGCTGATCCCGCTGTTCCAGAACAAGGCGTTCTTCGCCTCCCGCTCCAACATCACCGGCGTCGAGTCGACCGTCGACACCACCGGCTTCTTCCGGTTCTGGGAGATCGGCCGCGTCGGCAAGTAG